A region from the Metopolophium dirhodum isolate CAU chromosome 9, ASM1992520v1, whole genome shotgun sequence genome encodes:
- the LOC132951647 gene encoding josephin-2 — MLPESTTIYHEKQSKELCALHALNNLFQSKEAFKQMELDAICFSLSPNNYINPHRSILGIGNYDVNVLIAALQNKGYSAFWFDKRKDPKMLKLDKIFGFVMNIPSECRLGFLWLPLKRRHWISIKNINGIYYNLDSKLPNPSPIGNEEDLFNYFRNQLHINDNQLFVVVTGDNYNWIASEDTSVDQQQIQSLDNR, encoded by the exons ATGTTACCGGAATCTACAACTATTTATCATGAAAAACAA tctaAGGAGTTATGTGCATTACACGCTCTCAACAATTTGTTTCAATCAAAAGAGGCATTCAAGCAAATGGAACTTGATGCTATATGTTTTTCACTGTCACCCAACAACTATATAAATCCACATCGTTCGATTTTAGGTATCGGTAACTATGATGTCAACGTTTTGATTGCTGCATTACAAAACAAAGGCTATAGTGCCTTTTGGTTTGATAAAAGAAA ggacccaaaaatgttgaaattggaTAAAATATTTGGGTTTGTAATGAACATACCTAGTGAATGCCGTTTAGGATTTTTATGGTTACCTTTAAAACGAAGACATTGGATatctatcaaaaatattaatggaaTTTATTACAATCTAGATTCAAAATTACCTAATCCATCACCAATTGGAAAT gaAGAAgatctttttaattatttcagaaaCCAACTTCATATAAATGACAATCAATTATTTGTTGTTGTTACCGGTGATAATTATAATTGGATTGCATCAGAAGACACTTCAGTTGATCAACAACAAATACAGTCACTTGATAACagatag
- the LOC132951645 gene encoding guanine nucleotide-binding protein subunit alpha homolog isoform X1 has protein sequence MARCTITCPCCLRFKFSAEEVEQRYRSKEIDKLIDKDKHLLRRQVKLLLLGAGESGKSTFLKQMRIIHGIHFEPELVIEYQHIIYQNILRGMKVLADARQKLGIPWENPDNNKNGEFILSFDNRTTLDTRLFQSYAPSMYCLWKDAAIKRAFERRREFQLSDSVQYFLDNIENIARSDYLPTNKDILHARRATKGIYEFTIPINNIPFRFVDVGGQRSQRQKWFQCFDSVTSILFLVSSSEFDQVLVEDRKTNRLEESKDIFDSIVNNVIFRRVSIILFMNKTDLLADKLERRETNIKHYFPHFAGDPHSLPDVQIFLLDFFRQAKRDPRKSLFHHFTTAVDTENIKVVFNAVKDTILHRNLESLMLQ, from the exons ATGGCAAGATGTACAATTACGTGTCCGTGTTGTCTGCGATTCAAGTTCAGCGCTGAAGAAGTGGAACAACGGTATAGAAGTAAAGAGATTGATAAACTTATAGACAAAGATAAACACCTGTTGCGTCGACAAGTAAAGTTACTATTGTTGGGAGCCGGTGAGAGCGGTAAATCAACATTCCTTAAGCAAATGCGCATTATTCACGGTATACATTTTGAACCTGAACTTGTCATTGAATACCAgcacataatttatcaaaatatattaagag gcaTGAAAGTATTAGCAGATGCTAGGCAAAAGTTAGGTATACCATGGGAAAAccctgataataataaaaatggtgaatttattttgagttttgacaaTCGTACCACTTTGGATACACGATTATTCCAGTCATATGCTCCATCAATGTACTGCTTGTGGAAAGATGCTGCTATTAAAAGAGCATTTGAACGGAGGAGAGAATTTCAACTTAGTGATTCAGTACAATATTTTcttgataatattgaaaatattgctaGAAGT gactatttaccaacaaataaagatattttacaTGCTAGACGAGCTACTAAAGGCATTTATGAATTTACAATTCCAATAAACAATATTCCATTTCGATTTGTTGATGTTGGTGGACAAAGATCCCAACGACAGAAATGGTTTCAATGTTTTGATTCTGTCACATCGATATTATTTCTAGTATCCTCTTCCGAATTTGATCAAGTTCTTGTAGAAGACAG aaaaacaaataggtTAGAAGAATCAAAAGACATATTCGATTctattgtaaataatgtaatattccgACGAGTTTCCATAATTCTTTTTATGAACAAAACTGACTTATTGGCTGACAAATTAGAAAGAAGAGAAACAAATATTAAGCATTATTTTCCACATTTTGCAg GAGATCCTCATAGTTTGCCtgatgtacaaatatttttattggattTCTTTCGTCAAGCGAAACGCGATCCAAGAAAATCACTGTTTCATCATTTCACAACTGCTGTGGACACAGAAAACATTAAAGTTGTATTTAATGCTgttaaagatacaattttacataGAAATTTGGAATCTTTAATGCTTCAGTAA
- the LOC132951645 gene encoding guanine nucleotide-binding protein subunit alpha homolog isoform X2 — protein MARCTITCPCCLRFKFSAEEVEQRYRSKEIDKLIDKDKHLLRRQVKLLLLGAGESGKSTFLKQMRIIHGIHFEPELVIEYQHIIYQNILRGMKVLADARQKLGIPWENPDNNKNGEFILSFDNRTTLDTRLFQSYAPSMYCLWKDAAIKRAFERRREFQLSDSVQYFLDNIENIARSDYLPTNKDILHARRATKGIYEFTIPINNIPFRFVDVGGQRSQRQKWFQCFDSVTSILFLVSSSEFDQVLVEDRKTNRLEESKDIFDSIVNNVIFRRVSIILFMNKTDLLADKLERRETNIKHYFPHFAACLILFVVKM, from the exons ATGGCAAGATGTACAATTACGTGTCCGTGTTGTCTGCGATTCAAGTTCAGCGCTGAAGAAGTGGAACAACGGTATAGAAGTAAAGAGATTGATAAACTTATAGACAAAGATAAACACCTGTTGCGTCGACAAGTAAAGTTACTATTGTTGGGAGCCGGTGAGAGCGGTAAATCAACATTCCTTAAGCAAATGCGCATTATTCACGGTATACATTTTGAACCTGAACTTGTCATTGAATACCAgcacataatttatcaaaatatattaagag gcaTGAAAGTATTAGCAGATGCTAGGCAAAAGTTAGGTATACCATGGGAAAAccctgataataataaaaatggtgaatttattttgagttttgacaaTCGTACCACTTTGGATACACGATTATTCCAGTCATATGCTCCATCAATGTACTGCTTGTGGAAAGATGCTGCTATTAAAAGAGCATTTGAACGGAGGAGAGAATTTCAACTTAGTGATTCAGTACAATATTTTcttgataatattgaaaatattgctaGAAGT gactatttaccaacaaataaagatattttacaTGCTAGACGAGCTACTAAAGGCATTTATGAATTTACAATTCCAATAAACAATATTCCATTTCGATTTGTTGATGTTGGTGGACAAAGATCCCAACGACAGAAATGGTTTCAATGTTTTGATTCTGTCACATCGATATTATTTCTAGTATCCTCTTCCGAATTTGATCAAGTTCTTGTAGAAGACAG aaaaacaaataggtTAGAAGAATCAAAAGACATATTCGATTctattgtaaataatgtaatattccgACGAGTTTCCATAATTCTTTTTATGAACAAAACTGACTTATTGGCTGACAAATTAGAAAGAAGAGAAACAAATATTAAGCATTATTTTCCACATTTTGCAg cttgcctaatattatttgttgtaaaaatgt GA